Proteins co-encoded in one Arachis stenosperma cultivar V10309 chromosome 7, arast.V10309.gnm1.PFL2, whole genome shotgun sequence genomic window:
- the LOC130939694 gene encoding uncharacterized protein LOC130939694, whose product MDYERAGAERKLQLQELESLRLEAYENSRLYKEKVKAVHDKSIKRREFQPGDLVLLYNFRMRLMPGKLRSRWDGLYRVERVEPYGVFHLSHPLSSELIKVNGHRLKLFHGEKMKKNQELEIFLLEDPPTAED is encoded by the coding sequence ATGGACTATGAGAGAGCCGGAGCTGAACGAAAGTTACAACTACAAGAATTAGAGAGCCTTCGCCTTGAAGCTTATGAAAACTCTAGGCTGTATAAAGAGAAGGTGAAGGCTGTGCATGACAAGAGCATTAAGAGAAGAGAATTCCAACCAGGGGACTTAGTCCTACTTTACAACTTCAGAATGCgactcatgccaggcaagctgAGATCCAGATGGGATGGTCTGTATCGAGTAGAGCGGGTGGAACCATACGGAGTCTTTCACTTGAGCCATCCTTTAAGCTCGGAACTTATCAAGGTCAATGGACATCGCTTGAAGTTATTCCATGGtgaaaagatgaaaaaaaaccAAGAActagagatcttcctcttggaagatccgCCCACAGCAGAAGACTGA